A part of Botrytis cinerea B05.10 chromosome 2, complete sequence genomic DNA contains:
- the Bccue3 gene encoding Bccue3 has product MASKSIVLPPLVPYPKLSWRSNMLPAEWEACLDAWISLTEAHLSIPSPDFVRISAKDESLPTFLASYFAETALSHDENSLANPSKTKQIRKQAYLLFYRLVSVDKSPESLLCWEVLADVCKVYGKEKGSKVTTLVWSKHSSIIEGSLSSVKSLLTEELDAGIKGDLKGSEIQLRRLNQLLHASPEAASFFMAGDDFVDALISCYKLMNPPLRKVIISTIYLCIIGLTEGPKPRISSLVDQLYSLNAAAEAHKKGPTNVNDSLVAELVTVTPVLKQLQQRIDASGSGSSRAKSVIATLQGFRKPGGSGRPLRLVKKKPNKGKGLAGNDDHENSNVHVHQMSLISQVQDLFPDLGSGFIVKLLEEYNDNTEEVISHLLDGSLPPSLNNADRHEEFELPNEQSASHADLIPHSTPPQLPTRRNIFDDDELDQLTVDASRLHFGRRNPDQTADDVLQDRSTAPNKAAILSALAAFDSDDDERDDTYDVADVGGTVDSANPEESNPENNSQQSAHDETLFRAYKSSPGIFARDATTRRSKERAAIRQDTGMTDEALEGWAVMLSRDPRQMRRLETRFATFKGEQASLESTSWKAVEGEEDGNGNGNRGRGGRIRGQGRGGRGGGGRGGRGNGNVAGTSGDKETDVARQRKEANKGSRANHNRREGRARKMARGGFPG; this is encoded by the exons ATGGCCTCGAAATCAATAGTTCTCCCACCTTTAGTTCCATATCCCAAACTATCATGGAGGTCAAATATGCTACCGGCGGAGTGGGAGGCTTGCTTAGACGCCTGGATATCTCTAACTGAGGCACATCTATCAATACCGTCTCCGGATTTTGTACGGATATCAGCAAAAGATGAATCCCTACCAACCTTCCTCGCATCCTACTTTGCCGAAACAGCTCTATCACATGACGAGAACTCGTTAGCCAATCCCTCAAAGACCAAGCAAATTCGCAAGCAAGCGTATCTTCTGTTCTATAGACTGGTTAGCGTTGACAAGTCGCCTGAATCGTTACTGTGTTGGGAAGTTCTCGCAGATGTATGTAAAGTttatggaaaggaaaagggcAGCAAAGTCACAACATTAGTATGGAGCAAGCACTCTTCTATAATCGAGGGCTCTCTGAGCAGTGTCAAGAGCTTGTTGACAGAAGAACTAGATGCTGGGATCAAAGGAGATCTCAAAGGCTCGGAAATACAATTGAGACGATTGAATCAACTGTTGCACGCTTCTCCTGAAGCAGCTTCGTTCTTCATGGCTGGGGATGATTTCGTGGATGCTCTTATAAGTTGTTACAAGCTCATGAACCCACCACTACGAAAGGTCATCATCTCTACTATCTACCTTTGTATTATTGGGCTTACAGAAGGCCCTAAACCAAGAATTTCATCACTCGTCGACCAACTTTATTCCTTGAATGCTGCGGCTGAAGCACATAAGAAAGGCCCAACTAATGTGAATGACTCTTTGGTTGCTGAGTTGGTCACGGTAACACCTGTGTTGAAGCAGCTTCAGCAAAGAATCGATGCCAGTGGCTCGGGGTCTAGCAGAGCAAAGTCGGTGATTGCTACTCTACAAGGCTTTCGTAAACCTGGAGGTAGCGGAAGGCCTTTACGCCTTGTCAAGAAGAAACCTAACAAAGGCAAGGGATTGGCTGGCAACGATGATCATGAAAATAGTAATGTACACGTTCATCAGATGAGTCTCATATCACAGGTTCAGGATTTGTTCCCAGATCTCGGATCAGGCTTTATTGTGAAGTTACTTGAAGAATACAATGATAATACGGAGGAAGTCATATCTCATCTTCTGGATGGATCCTTACCACCAAGCTTAAACAATGCTGATCGACATGAGGAGTT CGAACTCCCCAACGAACAATCTGCAAGTCATGCCGACTTAATACCCCATTCGACTCCCCCGCAGCTCCCTACTCGCCGCAATATctttgatgatgacgaaCTTGACCAGCTCACGGTTGACGCATCTCGCCTGCATTTTGGCCGTCGCAACCCTGATCAAACAGCAGATGATGTGCTCCAAGATCGCTCTACCGCTCCCAATAAAGCCGCGATTCTCTCCGCACTTGCTGCTTTTGATTCcgacgatgatgaaagaGACGATACATATGATGTCGCTGATGTTGGCGGAACGGTTGATTCTGCCAACCCTGAAGAATCCAACCCCGAGAACAACTCACAACAGAGTGCACATGATGAAACCCTCTTCCGTGCCTACAAGTCATCACCAGGTATCTTTGCTAGAGATGCAACCACTCGtagaagcaaagaaagagCAGCTATAAGACAAGATACAGGCATGACGGACGAAGCACTCGAGGGATGGGCAGTCATGCTTTCTCGTGACCCTAGACAAATGCGACGACTTGAAACTCGATTTGCTACGTTTAAGGGAGAGCAGGCAAGTCTGGAGAGTACGTCGTGGAAAGCtgttgaaggagaggaagacgggaatggaaatggtaaTAGGGGTAGAGGAGGCAGAATCAGAGGACAGGGtagaggtggaagaggtGGTGGGGGAAGAGGGGGAAGAGGCAATGGAAACGTGGCGGGTACAAGTGGTGATAAGGAGACTGATGTCGCTAGACAGAGGAAAGAAGCGAATAAGGGATCGAGAGCTAATCACAACCGTAGGGAGGGAAGGGCGAGAAAAATGGCTAGAGGAGGATTCCCGGGGTAG